The nucleotide sequence AGGAGCATCAAGCGCACTTTCTTGAAGGGTTATCTGGTTATAATCATCGGTATTCATAAAGTGATAGGTTTCGCCTTCGGCGTACAAAAATTGGTAGGTACGGGTCTCTACCCGTACATCCTCAATTTTATGGCCTGCAGAGAAAGTATTGTCCAATACCTTTCCCGAAGAAACGCTCTTCAACTTTGTACGAACAAAAGCCGGCCCTTTACCGGGTTTTACGTGTAAAAACTCAATGATTTTATATATATCGTTATTATAACGGATACAAAGTCCTTTTCTAATATCTGATGTTGATGCCATTTCTAATTTACTGTTTTATTAACGATCTTTAACGGAGGCCACCTTTATCCTGCAATGATTTGGTTCCCCCCCCTAAGTTCTAATGATTAATTATTGCTAAAATACCCCTTCATGATTCCACGCTGGGAATCCCTTATAAATTGAAGGATCTCGTCCCTTTCGGGCGTTGCTTCCATTTCAGCCTCTATAATTTGGGTTGCCTGTGAATTGTTGTAGTGTTTTTGATAAAGAATACGATAGATATTCTGGATTTCACGGATTTTTTCCGAAGGAAAACCACGTCTACGCAAGCCTACAGAATTGATTCCTACGTAGGACAAAGGTTCACGGGCCGCCTTCACGAAGGGAGGTACATCTTTTCTTACCAATGACCCACCCGTAACAAAGGCATGTTGCCCCACTGACACGAATTGATGCACGGCTACCAAGCCTGCCAGAATAACGTTGTCTCCAATGGTAACATGACCCGCAAGGGTCGAATTGTTTGAAAAGATACAATTATCCCCTACAATGCAATCGTGAGCTATATGACAATATGCCATAATCAGGCAGTTCTTACCTATTACGGTCTTATGTCTATCGGAGGTACCTTTATGAATGGTGGCACACTCACGAATGGTGGTGTTGTCTCCAATGGTTACAATAGTGTCTTCTCCGTTATATTTTAAATCTTGGGGCGGAGCGGAAATCACGGCACCTGGAAAAATATTACAATTCTTCCCAATACGTGCGCCTTCCATTATGGTTACATTAGAACCGATCCAAGTGCCATCACCTATCGTTACATTATTATGAATTGTGGTAAAAGGCTCTACCACAACGTTTTTAGCAATTTTTGCGCCCGGGTGAATATAGGCAAGGGGTTGGTTCATACTATTTCTTTTTTACGATTTGAGCCATCATTTCAGCTTCACAGACCAATTTCCCATTGGCATAGGCATAAGCCTGCATATGACATATACCCCTACGGATAGGCGAAATCAAGCTACAGTGAAAAATAAGCGTATCACCGGGCAATACTTTTTGTTTGAACTTTACATTGTCTATTTTCATAAACAGAGTAAGATAGTTCTCTGGATCCGGAACCGTACTAAGCACCAAGATACCCCCCGTCTGCGCCATAGCCTCTACCTGAAGAACCCCTGGCATTACCGGTGCTCCCGGAAAGTGACCTACAAAGAAAGGCTCGTTCATGGTAACGTTTTTCATACCCACAACGTGGCTATCGGAAAGTTCCAAAATACGGTCGATCAACAAAAATGGAGGCCTATGTGGCAACATATCCATAATCTGATGGATATCCATTAGAGGCTGCTTGTCCAAGTCGTACTTCGGTACGCTATTTCGCTTTTCAAGTTTTATGATTTTCGCTATTTTTTTAGCGAATTGGGTATTCACATGGTGTCCCGGCTTGTTGGCTATTACCTTTCCGCGAATTCGGGTACCGGCCAAGGCCAAATCACCGATTACGTCAAGTAGTTTATGCCTTGCGGCCTCATTGGGCTGATGCAAGGTAAGGTTATCCAATATTCCATTGGGCTTAACCGAAAGCTTCTTTTTATTGAAGGCATTTTCAAGCTTGCGCATGGTTTCCTCGGAAATTTCCTTGTCAACATACACGATAGCATTGTTCAGATCACCGCCTTTTATAAGTCCGTTTTCCAAAAGCATCTCCAATTCATGAAGGAAGCTAAAGGTACGGGCCTCCGAGATTTCATCCTTAAAATCGGACAATCGCTCTAAGGTGGCATTCTGCGTTCCCAACACTTTAGTACCAAAGTCTACCATGGTAGTCACTTGGTAATTCTCTGCCGGAATAACGGTAATTTCACTACCCGTTGCCTCATCTTTGTATGAGATTACGTCTTTTACGATATACTCTTCCCTTTCCGCGTTCTGTTCTTCAACACCTGCTTCTTCCAAGGCTTCTACAAAGAATTTTGACGAACCATCCATAATGGGAGGTTCGGGAGCATCGAGTTCAATGAGGACATTGTCGATTTCCATACCTACCAAAGCGGCCAATACATGCTCTGAAGTCTGTATTTTAACCCCTCTCTTTTCCAAGTTGGTACCTCTTTGTGTGTTCACCACATAGTTGGCATCGGCCTCAATAATAGGCTCACCCTCTAAGTCTACCCTCTTGAACGCGTACCCGTGATTCTCTGCTGCGGGAACAAATTTCATGGTTACTTCTGCGCCGGTGTGAAGACCCACGCCTTTTAAAATAACCTCTTTCTTAATGGTTCTCTGTTTCATTCTTGTATTGATCGCTGTAGTTTTTTTCCAGTTCGTCAATTCTATTTAAAATCTTCGGTAAATTCTTGAAGTAAACATACGACTTATTGTAGTCACCATAATTCAAGGCAGGGGATCCCTGTAATACCTCATTACTCTTTATATTTCGACCAATACCCGATTGGGCCTGGATTTTAACATTGTCTCCTATCGTAATATGGCCAACGATACCGACCTGCCCACCGATCATACAGTGCTTACCTATCTTGGTAGACCCTGCAATGCCTGTTTGTGCGGCAATAACGGTATGCTCCCCGATTTCCACGTTATGTGCTATTTGAATCTGGTTGTCTAGTTTGACGCCCTTTCTCAAAATCGTGGAACCTAAAGTAGCCCTATCTATAGTGGTACCAGCTCCTATATCAACGTTATCTTCAAGGATAACATTACCCGTCTGGGGCACTTTTTGAAATTCACCGTCTTTATTCGGGCTAAATCCAAAGCCATCCGCACCTATAACGACACCGCTATTAATGACACAATTGTTTCCTATAACCGTTTCGGAGTAAATTTTGGCCCCGGCAAATATAGTAACGTTGTTGGCAATGCTAACATTGTCGCCAATGTATACATTAGGATGTATTTTTACATTATCCCCAATGGTAACGTTATTACCCAGATAGGAAAAAGCACCGAGGTAGAAATCCGCACCATATTTGGCCGTCTCCGATTTAAACACCGGTTCCTCTATTCCTGTTTTGTTATTCTTTACCTGATTGTAGAACTCCAAAATTTTTGAAAAGGCCTCGTAAGCATCATCCACCTTGATAAGAATGGTCTCGAGCTCGTGCTCAGGAACGAAATCTTTATTCACTATAGTAACGGATGCCTTCGTGGAATATATATATGAAGTATACTTGGGATTTGCCAAAAAGGTCAATGCACCTTCCTCGCCCTCTTCTATCTTGGCCAATTTATGAACGGTCACCTCTGGGTTTCCGTGTAGTTCTCCTTCTAAAATACCTGCAATTTGACCTGCTGTAAATACCATGAGCACAAAAGTAAGAAAAATTGTTAAACAGAATCTTTGGGATAACAGATATAATATTTGGTAACTGTTTTTGAGAGCGCTTTCAGATTCAACTGATCGGAAGCCTTTGCTACATCAATAAGCTTCTTGTTCTTTCTTAAAATATTGATGTTCTGGTGATGACGATCGTAGGCCCGGTTTTCGATCACCCCCTTAAAAACAAAATACGCCGCCTCACTTTCCGTAAGCTTATATTTTTCTTTTACACGTGATGTATGCTTTTGAAAAACGGTATCGGCTATAGGACTATTCTTCAATTTCACCTTAAGGAACCGACGATTTATCAACATTTCACAGAGCTTGGAAAGGATGAAATCATCGTGATCTTGCCATGATTTTATGGCCCCCAAGACATCAACATCGTCAAGTTTTGAAAAAATATTCAATATTTTAAGATCAAAATTTTCCTTTTCGATACGGTGCTCCATAAAAAAGCGAAGGGCATCGCTACATACAATAATCTGCCCCTCTCCCATAATTTCTTTGGCCCGCTTGAGAATTCGGATCAATAACTGTTCGGCCACAATACCCGTTTTGTGCAGATAAACCTGCCAATACATAAAACGACGGGCCATCAGAAATTTCTCGACGGAATAAATTCCTTTTTCCTCAACCACCAGGTTACCACCGACTACGTTAAGCATGGTAATCAATCGTTCCGAATTGATGTTACCTTCGGCTACACCGGTATAAAAACTGTCACGCTTCAAATAATCGAGTCGGTCCATATCCAGTTGGCTCGACACCAACTGGTTCAAAAAGTGTTTTTCGTACTGCCCCCTAAAAATTGAAATGGCCATCGATAGCCGACCATCAAAGATTTCGTTCAAGGCGTGCATAAACTGCAATGAAATATATTCATGGTCCGTACTCTCAACTATGCTGTGTTCCATGGCATGGGAAAACGGTCCGTGCCCGATGTCGTGCAAAAGGATGGCACAACAAAGGCCTTCCTCCTCTTCTTCGGTAATATCGACTCCTTTATACTTCAAAACCTGTAAGGCCTTCTGCATAAGATGCATAGAACCCAAGGCATGATGAAACCTTGTATGGTGCGCCCCTGGATAAACCAGATACGACAGTCCCATTTGGGAAATCCTCCTCAAACGTTGAAAGTAAGGATGCCCGATCAAGTCGAATATTAGTCCGTTAGGAATTGTAATAAATCCGTAAATTGGATCATTAAAAATTTTAAGCTTTCTAGAATTTATCAAAATGGCTGTTGCTTTGCAATGTTCACAGTGGTAAAGTTAGTCAAAAGAGAAAGTAATAAACTCGGTAAATTAATATTTTGATGGCATAAGCAGGTTTAAAATCATAAATTTCGCCATCAAGAAACGAAGCAATACTATAATTGAATGAATAAAATCACCATATTATGGGTAGATGATGAAATCGATCTACTCAAACCGCATATTATATTCCTCCAAGGAAAAAATTACGATGTTATTACCTGCCAGAGCGGCCAAGAAGCCCTGGAAGAGCTACAGCAATCTCAAGTAGACATTGTTTTTTTGGACGAAAATATGCCCGGCATCTCAGGACTGGAAACCTTGGCGGAGATTAAAAAAATAGATTTATCGCTCCCCGTGGTAATGATAACCAAGAGCGAGGAAGAATTCATTATGGAAGAGGCCATCGGTTCCAAAATTGCCGATTACCTAATAAAACCGGTTAATCCGAACCAGATTCTTTTATCCTTAAAGAAAAATTTAGACCATTCGCGTTTGGTTTCCGAAAAAACCACCTCTAACTATCAACAGGAGTTCCGAAAAATTGCCATGGACCTTTCCATGGTAAATTCCGTGGAAGAATGGGTAGACCTATACAAGCGACTGATCTATTGGGAACTTCGGCTCGAAGACATCGAAGACAGCAGTATGTTCGAAATTCTCGAATCACAAAAAGCCGAAGCCAACACCCATTTCGGGAAATTCGTCGAGCGAAATTACGAAAGCTGGTTCGACGGCGACGGCCCCGTACTCTCCCACAGCTTGTTCAAAGAACTCGTCCAACCCGAATTAAAAGAAGGCCCTACCCTACTTCTTGTAATCGACAACCTACGCTATGACCAGTGGTACGCCTTTGAAGACACCGTGAGTTCATTCTACAAAAAGAACAAGGAAGAATCGTATTTCAGCATTTTACCTACCGCTACCCAATATGCGCGTAACGCCATTTTTTCTGGCCTAACCCCATTGGCCATGGAAAAAAAGCATCCCGATTGGTGGAAAAACGATACGGAAGAAGGCGGAAAAAATCTGTATGAAGCCGATTTCTTAGGAGCGCAAATCAAGCGACTAGGACTTGACATAAAATGGGAGTACCACAAAATCAGCACCCTTAAACAAGGTAAAAACCTATCGCAAAATTTCAAATCGCAAAAAGACAACGACCTCACCGTACTCGTGTACAACTTTGTGGATATGATCTCACATTCAAAAACAGAGATGGAGGTCATAAAAGAATTGGCCAGCAACGACAAGGCCTACCGATCGCTTACCCAGAGTTGGTTCAAGAACTCTCCATTACTAGAGATAATACAACAGGCCCAACAGATGGGCATGAAGCTGATCATCACCACCGACCACGGAACGATCAACGTAAAACAGCCTTCAAAGGTCATCGGGGACAAGGAAACAAGCCTCAACCTTAGATATAAGACCGGAAGAAGCCTGACCTACGAAGAAAAGGACGTTTTGGCCGCCAAAGACCCGACCGAGATCCATTTGCCGCGTATCAACATGAGTAGTTCGTTTATATTCGCAAAAAACGATTTATTTTTTGCCTACCCCAACAACTACAACCATTACGTTAGCTACTACCGAAACACCTATCAACATGGCGGAATCTCATTGGAAGAAATGATAATCCCCTTTGTAGTCCTATCCCCCAAATAACCTTTATATATCATGGAGACTATCTATACAGAAAGTGAAATCGACAAGGTTGCGGCAGCGGTAATCGCCAAGGCCCCTAACAAAACACTTCTCTTCCGCGCCCCTATGGGAGCCGGAAAAACCACCCTGATCAAAGCTATCGCCAAAAACCTTGGGGTAAGTGACGCGGGCAATAGCCCCACTTTCGGCATTGTAAACGAATACCAAAACGAAAACGGCCAACTACTGGCCTATCATTTTGACTTTTACCGCTTGAACGATGAGACCGAGGCTTTGGACATGGGATTGGAAGACTACCTAAACCAAGACGCCTATATCTTTATAGAATGGCCCGAAAAAATCGAGTCCTTTCTTCCCATTGACAGTACCGAAATAGAGATAGAAATAATAGATATACACACAAGGCGAATTAAGCTAAAAGAGTAAGGCTTAGGGTAAAAAGTAAAAAACATCGTTCTATATTGAAATTTATTGTATAAAACTTGTTAAATTAGACCAAGTACAATTCTTTCGGACAAAATGCTCTTTTTTAACATTTAAAGACGTACGATCAGAGATTTTTTTTCCTACATTTGAGAGAAATAACTAATTAATGTACAATTTAAACCCCCTAAAAATGAAAAAACTAGCGTTTGGCCTTTTGGCATGTGTAACCTTGTTAGCCGTATCTTGTGATTCATCAACTGCCGATGAAGATTCAGTATATGAACAAGGAGTGGATAAGAGAAAAATCCCATCACAAGCGAATAAAGGTTTTGTAGACAAAACAAAAATTCCTTCCCAAGCCAAAAAACAGAGCTTTGTTGACAAAACAAAAATTCCTTCCCAAGCCAGAAAATAACAGGCTTGAAAAAAAATAAATATATTTCAAAGGGTAATCAATAAATTACCCTTTTTTTCGTTTCAAGAACTAAGCAATGGCCATTCTTGAAAAATACAATGCAAAACGAACACCCAGAAACTAGGAAAAAAGCGCGTAAAAAAATCCTCATGGACACCATTGGGGTCCTTCTTATCATACTTTCTCCTTTTGTTTTCAAACTACACCAATACCTACCGAGTGAACCTAATGCTACCATAAATATTCTAGGACTGGAAATCAACAATCATGGTTTTGCAGACCTAAATACGTTCGCTTGGTTTTTACTTAGTAAAATTGTCCCTTTTTATTTATTCATCCTTTGGTTTCTAACTTGCAAACATTGGTGGTACCATATTATTTTAATCCCGGCAACCATGTACGCATTTCAGATATACGAAGTACTGTATTCCGAAGACAACATTGTAGACACCAAAAATATTATTTGGCTTTTACCTGTATGTATGGTGGTAATCCCCCTAGTTTACTTCATCAGGATCAAACTCGTAGACAAATATGTGCACGGAATCGATTTAGAAGCTATGGAAGCTGAACTTACTGCCTTAAAGAAAAAACAGGCCTCACGTGAAGAAAATGCCAAGCTCGATAAATTCATCTCTTCCGAAACTGCGGATAAGGTCGATGAAGACGGGAATACCGAAGACACCGACAAGGTCGCGCAACTCAATACAGAGAAAGGCAATTCCTTTAAACAGGCACAGCATAGAATATCTAACTGGCTGCAATTTAAATTTTAAAACCACCACATTTTTGGACCGTTGAATCGACCAATACTACCAAAAATCCAACAAATTATCGTATTTTTACTGCTGATCGATTAAGATACGATTAGAAGAAAAACTATGGATCAACCACCTTCTCCTTTCAGTAAGCAACAGCTGCTTCCACAAGAGGAAACTCTGGAAGTTCTTCGTCAAAAAGGAGAGCTTTTTATAGGCATTCCCAAAGAAAACCAATATCAGGAACAGCGCGTCTGCCTAACCCCTGACGCAGTTAATGCCATTACATCGAACGGACACCGGGTCCTTATCGAATCCGGGGCCGGGGAAGGCGCCAATTATACCGATTTAGAATACACCAATGCCGGAGGCGAAATAACCCGAGACACCAAGAAAGTTTTTTCTTGTCCGCTCTTACTAAAGGTAGAGCCCCCTACACTCTTGGAAATCGAAATGATGAATCCGCAAGCGACCATTATTTCCGCCCTGCAAATCAAAACCCAGAGTAAGGCCTATTTTGAAAAAATGGCCAAGAAAAGAATTACCGCCATCGCCTTTGAATACATACGGGACGATGATGGAAAATACCCTGCCGTACGCTCATTAAGTGAGATTGCCGGAATATCTTCGGTTCTTATCGCTTCGGAGATCATGGCCGCTACCAACGACGGTAATGGACTCATGTTCGGAAACATAAGCGGGGTACCCCCTGTAGAGGTCGTCATTATCGGCGCCGGGACCGTCGGTGAGTTTGCCGCCCGTTCAGCTTTAGGACTTGGAGCCAACGTAAAGATTTTTGATAATTCCATCTCTAAACTACGCAGCATTCAATCGAACCTTAGGCAAACGGTATACACCTCTACCATTCAACCTAAGAACCTATTGAAATCACTGAAACGTTGTGATGTCGCCATTGGCGCTACCCGAGGAAAGGACCGGTCTCCCGTGGTGGTCACCAGCAGCATGGTAGAACATATGAAAAAGGGCGCCGTTATTATTGATGTCAGCATCGATATGGGCGGTTGCTTTGAAACCAGTGTACTTACCACACACAACAAACCCACCATTGAAAAATATGGCGTAATCCACTACGGCGTACCCAATATTCCTTCGAGATACCCAAAAACGGCCACGTTATCGATCAGCAATATATTCACCCCATACTTATTGGAACTAGGAGAAAACGGAGGACTCGAAAATTCGCTTCGCTTTGACAAAGGCTTGCGAAACGGGCTATACATGTACCACGGTATACTGACAAACAAATCGGTAGGCGAATGGTTTGATTTACAGTACAGTGACATTAACTTTCTTATTTTTTAAAGCTTTATTTACGCATCTATGGCACTTGCCGATCATAGATAGAAGGTTTATTGCTATTTTTGCCTTCGCTTTGGATCATCGGACTTCAACAGTAAACACCCGACCAAGGAATCGACAAGAGCACTAATTTCAGCAATAACATAGAATGGATTTTTTAAAACGTTTGGGCTTTTACCTAGTAGGACTTTCCATAGGAATAGTTTTTTTAACCTTTTTCCTAAAGAAAAAATCGGAGGAAACCGGTACCGAGTTCTGCTATTTTCCGAATTGCAGAACCCTAAAGGACATTCGCTCGAAACCTATGTCCTATTCCGATAAAGTCAGCCAATTGTTTTTAGAAAAGAAAATCGACACCCTCGACATCCTCGATGTTTTAAGAAATGGCGACGTTGATTTTTCAAATAGCGAAACCAAGACTACGCCATGTAAAACCTACATTATAGAGGGCTCGATCAAAGAAAGGGAAGCCATTCTCAAAATTAGGAATTGCAGGGAAAAAGCACTTTTAGAATCTATTTCCTACCCATAAAAAAACCCGAAAAAATCATCTTTCCGGGTCTTTTATTTTCTATATTTTTCTTCGTTGCCGTTCCTTTTTTAGAAGGGACAGCTCACGAGTCGTCTGCCCGGCCACCGAAGTATTTTCTTCAGCACGGCGTATCAGATAAGGCATAACATCGCGCACAGGCCCGAACGGCAGGTACTTGGCCACATTGTAATCTTCATGGGCCAAGTTGAAGGATATATGATCGCTCATACCATATAACTGCCCAAACCAAACACGATTATCATTAGGGGCTATCCCTTTTTCAGCCATCAATGCCATCAGCTTATACGAGCTTTCCTCATTATGTGTTCCCGCAAAGATGGAAATCGAATCTAGATGGTTTACAATATACGCGACGGCATTATCAAAATTCTCATCGGTTTCTTTTTTCGAGGAACAAATAGGTGACCTATAGCCTTTCTCCTCCGCCCTTTCGTTCTCCTTTTCCATATAGGCGCCCCGTACAACTTTTACCCCGATTTTGAAGCCTTCCTGTTCGGCGCGTTTTTCCAATTGCTTCAAGTAGTCCAACCGATCCCAACGATACATCTGAAGGGTATTGAACACTATGGCCTTTTCCTTATTGTACTTGCGCATCATTTCCTCCACAAGCTGATCCGCGGCATCTTGCATCCAGCTTTCTTCGGCATCGATAAGCAGGGAAACATCTAGATCATGGGCTTTTTTACAGGTCTTATCAAATCGGTTCACCACCCTTTCCCACTCTTCCTGCTCTTTATCGGATAGCGATTTCCCTTCCGACAGTTTTTGAAAAAGGGCAAACCTACCATATCCCGTAGGCTTAAAAACCGCAAATGGAATAGCATCTTTTTCCTTTACAAAATCCAACACTTTTAAAATCATATCCATAGCATCATCAAAAGGATCTTCCGTATCCTTTCCCTCTACCGAATAATCTAAAACGCTACATACATTTTTAGTGTACATCTTATCCACTACCGGCATACAATCCTTTTCACTGACCCCTCCACAGAAATGATCAAAAACCGTTGCCCGTATCAACCCTTCAACGGGAAGATGGGCCTTAATCGCAAAATTCGTCATTGCGGTACCGATCCTGACCAAAGGCTCATTGGCGATCATCCGGAACAAAAAATAGGCACGTTCCAGTTCGGAGTCCGTTTTCAAGGCAAAAGCCGTTGCAGTATCTTCAAAAATTCGTTTCATTTATTATGATTTCTAGCGGGACCAAATATAAAGACAGAATTTGTATTCTTTAGAGAAAAAATATGCTTTATTTTGTGAATTGGTCATTAAAATTATCACCGCGATAGCGGAAGCAAAAAATCAACCTTTAATGCAATCTATAACATCATCATCTTACGCCGTACATTTTAACCAAAGGGCTTACGACGCCCTGAACACCCACTTGTCGGAAAAAACCTATTCCAAAATATTCATTTTGGTAGACGAAAATACGCATACACATTGTCTGCCCAATTTTTTGGCACAGGTTCGCGGCGATTATGATTTTGAGATTATAGAGATCGAATCTGGGGAAGAAAACAAGAATATCGAAACCTGCACCGGCGTCTGGAACGCTTTATCGGAACTCGACGGTGACCGAAAAAGCCTGGTCATCAACCTAGGTGGCGGGGTACTTACGGATTTAGGGGGATTTGTAGCATCGACCTTTAAAAGAGGAATAGATTTCATAAACGTACCTACCACCCTGCTTTCTATGGTAGACGCTTCCGTGGGCGGAAAAACGGGGGTCGACCTTGGGCCCTTAAAAAACCAAATAGGCGTAATCAACCAGCCGCAAATGGTCTTGATCATCACCAGCTTCTTACAGACCTTGGAAGAAAGACAACTGCGTAGCGGTTTTGCCGAAATGCTGAAGCACGGCCTTATTCAAAACAAAGCATACTGGGAAGCCCTTAAAAAAGTACAAGACTTTATCCATATAGACGATTTGATATATGACTCCGTAGTCATTAAAAACGAGGTTGTCTTACAAGATCCGACCGAACAAAACCTTAGGAAAATACTGAATTACGGTCACACCCTAGGGCACGCCATTGAATCGTATTTTCTTGAGAGCAAGACACACAAAACACTTTTGCATGGCGAGGCCATCGGTATCGGAATGATTTTGGAAGCCTACCTATCAAAAGAATTACTCGGCCTCCCCGAAGAAGAGCTTAAGGACATCAAGTCAACTTTTCTTTCGTACTACGACAAGGTCGTTTTCAGCAAAGAGAATATCACTACGATTCTTTCGCTTTTGAAATTCGACAAGAAAAATTCACATGGCAACATCAATTTTGTTCTACTATCGGCCATAGGAACACCGGAAATAGACATTACCATTCCCGATGAACTGTACGAAGGAGCCTTCGCTTACTACGCTGATCACTAGCTACATATACTAATATTCGATTTTGACAACTCTTTCACGCATTCACTAAAAAAATTATATAGTTTAGGTAGGGATTTCTAACCCAAATCAATTAATCGACCCAAAGCATCGGGTCTAAAAACCGACCTACCATGTTACGAAAATTAGTAGATTACCAAAAACTAGACCATCAGTTAGCCGCGTTGCTCATTGAAACATACCCCAACGGCTATGGAGACGATGACATCATCATTTTCAAAAACCTAAAAGGAGAAATTGTTGAGGCCGTAGAAATAAGGACTTCCGACACTATTTACCTCGTAAAGATCAGCAAGAGCCTTTCTAATTTTATCGCCAATTTTGAGGAGAACATGGAAAAGGAACTCGAAGACAAGGAATCTCCTATTCTAGACGAGTCAAAACATCAAGATTTTGAATTGGAAAATTCCTCCGAAAACGACCCGGAAGAATTAGACTAAAGCCCACCTCAAAAAAAACTTATAGCAAATAACGTTCCCGTAAAATATTACGGTGGTGTTTTTGATGTCCACAGATAACGAATCCCAGTGAAGCAACGCTCCACGGCAAGTTACTGGCAAACCCCTCACGGCCTAGAATTGACGGGTCAAAACTTCTATAGAGCGATATAGTCGACTCCCTCACGGTCCGATATTCTTCTATGATACTTTCTTTTGTACGCTTTTCCGCTTCGGAATTGGGCACGTACAAATCTTGATCAAATCCTGGCAAGGACGTTTGATCCCCTCTTGAAAACCGAAGGGCACGATATTGAAACACACGTTCCGAATCGATGATATGCAAAAGTACTTGGGCCATCGTCCACTTATCCTGGCCATAGGCATATGACATTTTATCGTCAGGAATGCTTTCGATGAATTTTGGGAAATTATCCAATTGTCTCTCGAGCATATCCAAAAGCTCCACATCACCCAACACATCAATATAAGCCTTGTAAAAGGGTGCCGGTTTCGTCAGTACTATATCGGAAGTTCTCATAGGGTGGGTATAAATAAAAATTCCCGAGCAGTTCAACCACCCGGGAATTTATGATTATCTCAACAGGCAGTTCTACAATTCGTTAAAAATCGTATGCATCAACCTCTTTTTATCATTTATGCTTTCCTCAAGGGAAATCATGGTTTCCGTACGACTGATTCCATCGATATCGTCGATCCTAAAAATAATGTTCTTGGCATGATTGGTATCTTTTGCCCTAATCTTGCAAAAGATATTGAATTTACCCGTAGTGATATGCGCTACAGTTACATTCGGAATTTGCTCCAATCGCTCCAAAACGAATTTCGTCTGATGTGTCTTTTCCAAAAAGATTCCTACATAAGCGATAAAGGCATACCCTAGCTTTACATAATCCAAGGTTAACGAAGATCCTTTTATAATACCTGCTTCTTCCATTTTCTTC is from Zobellia galactanivorans and encodes:
- a CDS encoding DinB family protein gives rise to the protein MRTSDIVLTKPAPFYKAYIDVLGDVELLDMLERQLDNFPKFIESIPDDKMSYAYGQDKWTMAQVLLHIIDSERVFQYRALRFSRGDQTSLPGFDQDLYVPNSEAEKRTKESIIEEYRTVRESTISLYRSFDPSILGREGFASNLPWSVASLGFVICGHQKHHRNILRERYLL
- a CDS encoding Lrp/AsnC family transcriptional regulator; translation: MGKVKLDEIDHQILDMLIDNTRTPFTDIAKKLLISAGTVHVRVKKMEEAGIIKGSSLTLDYVKLGYAFIAYVGIFLEKTHQTKFVLERLEQIPNVTVAHITTGKFNIFCKIRAKDTNHAKNIIFRIDDIDGISRTETMISLEESINDKKRLMHTIFNEL